One part of the Macaca mulatta isolate MMU2019108-1 chromosome 6, T2T-MMU8v2.0, whole genome shotgun sequence genome encodes these proteins:
- the H3Y1 gene encoding histone H3.Y, producing the protein MARTKQTARKATNWQAPRKPLATKAPGKRLPPRGGIKKPHRYRPGTQALREIRKYQKSTQLLLRKLPFQRLVREIAQAISPDLRFQSAAIGALQEASEAYLVNLFEDTNLCAIHARRVTIMPRDMQLARRIRGEGA; encoded by the coding sequence ATGGCGCGCACCAAGCAGACCGCCCGGAAAGCCACCAACTGGCAGGCCCCCAGGAAGCCCCTGGCCACCAAAGCCCCAGGCAAGAGGTTGCCGCCTAGAGGAGGGATCAAGAAGCCTCACCGCTATAGGCCTGGCACCCAGGCACTGCGCGAAATCAGAAAGTACCAGAAGTCCACGCAGCTGCTCCTGCGCAAGCTGCCTTTCCAGCGCCTGGTGCGCGAGATCGCCCAGGCCATCAGCCCGGACCTGCGCTTCCAGAGCGCGGCCATTGGCGCCCTGCAGGAGGCCAGCGAGGCCTACCTGGTGAACCTCTTTGAAGACACCAACCTGTGTGCCATCCATGCCAGACGTGTCACAATTATGCCCAGAGACATGCAGCTGGCCCGCCGCATCCGCGGAGAGGGTGCTTAA